GATCGCGACGGTGTGGCCGGGATCCGGCGCGACCACCACCGGGCGGCCCAGGTCGGCCAGGACCTCGGCGACCTCGGCGGGCCGGGCGGCGGCGCCGATCACCAGTACCCGGTCGATATCGTCCATCGTCACGCCGCCGGCCTGCACGCACTGACGTACCAGGCGAAGGGAATTGCGGACGTGCCAGCATCGCAGGCGGGCGGTGTCGACGGCCGGGACCACCTTCGACACCGGCGCCGGCGCGCCCGGCGCGAGCGCGCGGGCGTACCGGGCCAGGACCACGCCGAGGGGGCGACCGCCGTAGGTGTGCGAGCGCATCGCGCGGCCGAGTATGCCGCGCTCCTGGCGGTCGGCCTCGGTGCGGACGATCGCGACGTCTAAGCTGCCGCCGCCCAGGTCGTAGACGAGTGTCAGACCACGTTCGGAGACACCGTGTTCCGCGTCGAGCCACTCCACGGCGGCGACCGGCTCGGGCATCAGCAGCACGTCGCCGGATCCGGACCAGTTGAGGGCGTGCCGGAGCGCGAACACCTGCCGGTCGGTGTAGCAGGCCGGATAGGTGGCGACCGGCTCCGCGGTGGGCTGGTTGGCCTCGATCAGGCAGGTGGCGACCGCGGCCACCAGGTCGGCCGGGCGCCAGATGCGGCCGCCCAGTACGACCGGCTCCGAATCTCGGGTGAGGTCGGCGAAATCCGTTAGTACGGGCGCGAATCGGGGTAGTCCGCTCATCCGTGGACCGCCCGCGCTGTCGAACGTGACCGAGGTGCGGCGGACCCGCACGGAAGGTCGCTCCCGTTCCCCGGCCGTGGCCGCTGTCACGGAATTCACTGTGCCGATGCTCATGCCGAAACCAGTCGTCATTGCCATCCCGTCAACGCACCGAGACCACGGCCCCACGCGGTCGAACCGTGTGGTCGCGGTCGTTTACCAAACAGCGATGACAGGTTAGCTGGTGGATGCCGATCTCGAACAGCCAAACAGCGAAAAAGGTTTCAAACCCATCGGTCTGTCAGGTATATTCGCAGATAGACCATCTACCGGGACGAAATATCGCCATCGGATACGGTGCAGATATCCAAAATCGACCGAAACCAGCTACCGCACAGTAATTTCCGATGCGATACCGACCGGTACGCCGAAAATATCGGACGAACGTCGAACGACGCGACAGTATGGCCCGCACATCAGGGTCACGGAAAAGTAGCCATCCTCTCGAATCGCATGAATCCGGCATCGCCGCACCGCATCTCCGCCCGGCCGGAGCCGACACCCTCGCGCACTCGCCGGTCGCCGGTCGCCACGAAGCAGTCCACACGAACGACGCAAGCCCCGCCGCGGCATCGAGCCGATCGGCGGGGCTTGCGAAAAGGCTTGCCGGCGGGGCGGTTACGCCCCGGACAGCAGTGGACGCCTGCGACGCGGGCGGACCACGGCGCCACCACGGATCGCCAGTGGACGCCGGGCCGTCACCAGCCGATCGAAATCTTCGGCATCACAGGCGGGTTCGGGCAATCGGCCGGTGTTGAAATCGTCCACCAGCTGTCGCACGGTCTGCTGCGCGCAGGACTTGTTGGTGCCGATGAAGCCGGTCGGGCCGCGCTTCAGCCAGCCCGTCACATAGGTACCGGGCAGCACGTTGCCACCCACGGCGTCCAGCACCCGGCCGTCGCGGTTGGGCAGCACGCCGGCGCGATCGTCGAACGGCAGATCCGGCAGCGGCACCCCGCGATATCCGACGGAGGCGAGTACCAGTCCGGTCTCGACGATCTCGGTCGCCGCAGTCGCGACCGCGCGCACGGTGCCGTCGGCATCGGGCACGAGTTCGGTACGGGCGAGCTCGATTCCGGTCACCTGCTGCGCACCGTGCAGCGCCACCGGCGCGGACAGATAGCGGAACACGATCCGCCGCCGCCCGGACACCGGCCGATCGGCCAGGCCGCGCAGCAAACGCAATTTCTGCTCCACCCGCTGTGGTTGGCCCGGAACCGGTTCCGGCACTTCGCCTTCCACGACGATATCGACGTCGGCGCCGAGCAATCCCACGAATTCGGGGACGGTGAAGGCGGATTCGGCCGGTCCACGGCGGCCGACGACGACCACCTCCTCGACCGCGCTGTGCCGCAGGGCGTCCAGTGCGACGGGCGAGATGTCCGTTGCCGCCAGGGATTCCGGGTCGACGGTCAGGATCCGCGCCACATCGAGCGCGACGTTGCCGTTGCCGACGATCACCACCCGCCGCTGCGACAGATCGAAGCGCTGCCGCGCGTGGTCGGGATGCCCGTTGTACCAGGCCACGAATTCGGTGGCCGAGGTGCTGCCCGGCAGACCCTCACCTGGGATACCCAGCTTCCGATCGGTCGCGGCGCCGGCCGCGTAGATCACCGCGTGGAAGTGGCGCAGCAGGTCCGCCTGCGAAATATCCTCGCCCACGGTCAGATTCAGATACGACCCGAAGCCGGGCTGCGCGGCGATCACGTCGAACAACCGGCTCACCTGCCGGGTGCGGGCATGGTCGGGAGCCACGCCGTGGCGGGCCAGCCCGTAGGGCACCGGCAGCCGCTCCAGCACGGTCACCGCCACGCCGGGCTGGGTCAGCAGTTCGTCGGCGGCGTACATGGCCGACGGGCCCGAACCCACGATCGCCACCCGCAACGGTTGCCGGCCCGGCGCCACCTTCGCCGGCGGGATCGGCTGGGCCAGAAGCGGTCTCGGCCGATCCTGCCGGTAGAAGTCGGCGTTGATCTCGATGAAGGGCAGCTGCTGCGTGGTCAGCTTCTTCGACGAGGTGACCGCATCCACCGGACAGGCCGTGGCGCAGGCGCCGCAGTCGACGCACGCCTGCGGATCCACGTACAACATCTCCGCGGTCGCGAAGTCCGGCTCGTCCGGCGTGGGATGGATGCAGTTGACCGGGCACGCGTACACGCAGGACGCGTCGCTGCAACAGGATTGGGTGACGACGTAGGGCACTCGAATACTCCGGTCAGGCCGCCGTCACGCCACGGCGGATCGGCTCCGACCGATAGCGGCTGGTTCCGCCATCGATGCGCAGCAACTTCCAGACCCGGCGGGCCACCGGATTCATCAGGCCGATATCCGCCGCGAGGGCCCGCACATCCACGAAGTAGTCGCTGAAGACCCGCCGCGCCTCGGCGGAACCGAAGAACAGCTCGTCGCGGACCTCGTCGGGAATGTCGTACTTCTCGAAGAACGCGCGCGGCGGGGTCACGATCGCGCGGCCGACGATCCACATGATCACCGGCATCATCACCGACAGCACCAGCCGATCGACCGGACCTGCCTCGGGCACATGATGTTTCAGGTACTCGTGCGCGAAGGAGATGTGGCGCGCCTCCTCGGCGATGTGAATCGCCATGACGCCCCGCATGATCGGATGCACGTCCTCGCCGGAGCGCAGGATCTGCTTCTGGATGTGGTCGATCGGCTCCTCGCCGCCGAGCACCGCCATGAAGAACAGGTTCGGGAACGCGTTGGCGATCGGCACCACCAGGTGGCGCAGCCGGCGGACGACCGGGCCCATACCCGGCACGTTCTCACCGATGCGGTTCACCATCTCCTGGAACATCTGGGTGTGGTTGAGTTCCTCGGTCATCTCGTGGGTGCAGTAGCGGAACTCCTGCGACCTGTTCCCCACCTGGAAGGCCGTGTACTGAACCATGCCGCTGATCAGCAGCGATTCGAACTGCAGGCCCACCTTGGCGATGTTGGCCTGCCGGTACTTGCCGATCGCGATCTGCTGCTCGGCCGACAGCGCGCGGTACCAGGGGTGCCGGCCGAGCGGGTCGGCCGAGGCGGGCAGGATCCACCGCTCCGGCCGGGCATCCGGGTCGAAATCCGGGTTGTCCCAGTCGATATCGGCGAACGGGTCGAAATGCTTGTCGACCGAGCCCTGCGACAGCAACATCAGCTTCTCGGCATACTGCATGGCCTGCTCGACGATCTGGTCGAGGTCGGGCTTCGCGGCAACGGACGCCATCGTCATCGCCCCCTCACTTTCACTGGGTAACTGTATCCAATGGTTACATGTACGCCCAGTCACGTCAACAGCACGAGCCGGTCGCTCCGGTCGGGCCGAACCGGCGGTCACACCGGTTCAGCGGTCGGCCGAGCGAGTACGTGCGCTACATCACGTTCTATGCGGTTGAGTATCGGACTGTAATACAGCGCGGAACGACCCGGTCGGCGGATGTGGGCAATCACCGGGCACGACCGCGAGCATCGCCACGGCCGCCACCGCCGCGCCCACCAGCACCGCGGCCCGCACGACCCGGCGCCGCACCCGGCGCACGGCGTCGGCCCGGCGCGCTCGCCGGCGCCGCAGGGCCTCCCCGGATGCGAGTTCGGCGGCGCGCCGGGCCAGGAGCGCCGCGCCCTCGGCGACGGTCCGCGCCGGATCCGGCGCCACGAACACCGGCCGGGCCAGCGTCTCGGCGAGGACCGCGGCCACCTCGGGCGGGCGGGCCGCACCGCCGATCACGAGCACCCGATCGACATCGGCCATGGTGACGTCGGCCAGGCGCAGGCAGCGATAGACCTCGGTCAGCGATCGACGCACCCGGGCGTCGCGCAGTTCCCCGGTCGCGGCATCGGTCAGCGGAGCCGATCCGGCGCGTACCGCGCGCGCGGCCCGGCGGGCCACCTCCGCGCCGAAGGCCCGGCCGCCGTACTCGTCCGATCGGACCGGTACGCCCACGACCGGGCCGGGCGGGCTGCCCGCGCCGATCCGGACCAGGCTGACCGTCAGGCCGGAACCGCCGAGGTCGTATACGAGGGTCAGTCCCGGCGGCAGTGGGCCGTGACTCGCGGCCAGCCAGGCCGCGGCGGCGACCGGCTCCGCCACCAGCAGCGCTTCGGGCAGATCCGCGCCGGCCAGTGCCGTGCGCAGATCGGCGATGAGCGCAGGCGGATAGCCGACCGGATGAGCCACCGCGATCATCGCGCCGGAATATCGCGGC
This DNA window, taken from Nocardia sp. BMG111209, encodes the following:
- a CDS encoding FAD-dependent oxidoreductase, which gives rise to MPYVVTQSCCSDASCVYACPVNCIHPTPDEPDFATAEMLYVDPQACVDCGACATACPVDAVTSSKKLTTQQLPFIEINADFYRQDRPRPLLAQPIPPAKVAPGRQPLRVAIVGSGPSAMYAADELLTQPGVAVTVLERLPVPYGLARHGVAPDHARTRQVSRLFDVIAAQPGFGSYLNLTVGEDISQADLLRHFHAVIYAAGAATDRKLGIPGEGLPGSTSATEFVAWYNGHPDHARQRFDLSQRRVVIVGNGNVALDVARILTVDPESLAATDISPVALDALRHSAVEEVVVVGRRGPAESAFTVPEFVGLLGADVDIVVEGEVPEPVPGQPQRVEQKLRLLRGLADRPVSGRRRIVFRYLSAPVALHGAQQVTGIELARTELVPDADGTVRAVATAATEIVETGLVLASVGYRGVPLPDLPFDDRAGVLPNRDGRVLDAVGGNVLPGTYVTGWLKRGPTGFIGTNKSCAQQTVRQLVDDFNTGRLPEPACDAEDFDRLVTARRPLAIRGGAVVRPRRRRPLLSGA
- a CDS encoding diiron oxygenase, with the protein product MTMASVAAKPDLDQIVEQAMQYAEKLMLLSQGSVDKHFDPFADIDWDNPDFDPDARPERWILPASADPLGRHPWYRALSAEQQIAIGKYRQANIAKVGLQFESLLISGMVQYTAFQVGNRSQEFRYCTHEMTEELNHTQMFQEMVNRIGENVPGMGPVVRRLRHLVVPIANAFPNLFFMAVLGGEEPIDHIQKQILRSGEDVHPIMRGVMAIHIAEEARHISFAHEYLKHHVPEAGPVDRLVLSVMMPVIMWIVGRAIVTPPRAFFEKYDIPDEVRDELFFGSAEARRVFSDYFVDVRALAADIGLMNPVARRVWKLLRIDGGTSRYRSEPIRRGVTAA
- a CDS encoding Hsp70 family protein — translated: MSIGTVSTVCAIASAGNEPVPQPVTRRTTLTFDSSGAVRVGRIPPHGRAVTEFADLTRPGPPSARIGRRTLTAADLIATVAAAVSAEALDTRRSAGRPRPSGGTPRYSGAMIAVAHPVGYPPALIADLRTALAGADLPEALLVAEPVAAAAWLAASHGPLPPGLTLVYDLGGSGLTVSLVRIGAGSPPGPVVGVPVRSDEYGGRAFGAEVARRAARAVRAGSAPLTDAATGELRDARVRRSLTEVYRCLRLADVTMADVDRVLVIGGAARPPEVAAVLAETLARPVFVAPDPARTVAEGAALLARRAAELASGEALRRRRARRADAVRRVRRRVVRAAVLVGAAVAAVAMLAVVPGDCPHPPTGSFRAVLQSDTQPHRT